A single window of Myripristis murdjan chromosome 21, fMyrMur1.1, whole genome shotgun sequence DNA harbors:
- the pou1f1 gene encoding pituitary-specific positive transcription factor 1, whose amino-acid sequence MACQAFSADSFTTLAGDSALPILMHHASASDCLPATSHTHNMVPAVPSGLSLVQSSKRSHMHLSTSSLGNALGNVPPSLHCPVTPCHYSNQQATYGMMAGSLTPCLYKFPDHGLGGGSCALNHGFSSLPSALLSDEAPGGPGLGEMKTDPHRKSSRDPDDAPTMDSSQIRELEKFANDFKIRRIKLGYTQTNVGEALAAVHGSEFSQTTICRFENLQLSFKNACKLKAILAKWLEEAEQAGALYNEKMGMNERKRKRRTTISLGAKEALERSFVEKSKPSSQEIARMAEGLHLEKEVVRVWFCNRRQREKRVKTSLHLSSYLTKVSPNCR is encoded by the exons ATGGCCTGCCAGGCGTTCAGTGCCGACTCCTTCACCACGCTGGCTGGCGACTCGGCCTTGCCAATCCTCATGCACCATGCCTCCGCCAGCGACTGCCTGCCCGCCACCTCTCACACTCACAACATGGTGCCTGCAG TACCATCAGGACTGTCTCTGGTTCAGTCGTCCAAGCGCTCCCACATGcacctctccacctcctccctcggCAATGCCCTTGGAAACGTTCCCCCCAGCCTCCACTGCCCCGTCACCCCCTGTCACTACAGCAACCAGCAGGCCACCTATGGAATGATGGCAG gatCCCTAACTCCTTGCCTGTACAAGTTTCCGGATCACGGACTTGGTGGTGGTTCTTGCGCATTAAACCACGGTTTCTCCTCGCTGCCCTCAGCCCTCCTCTCTGATGAGGCCCCTGGGGGCCCTGGCCTTGGAGAGATGAAGACCGACCCCCACAGGAAGAGCAGCCGGGACCCAGATGACGCCCCCACCATGGACTCTTCCCAGATACGAGAGCTGGAGAAGTTTGCCAACGACTTCAAAATACGCAGGATCAAACTGG GCTACACCCAGACTAACGTAGGTGAGGCTCTGGCAGCAGTGCACGGCTCAGAGTTCAGCCAGACCACGATCTGCCGCTTTGAAAACTTACAGCTGAGCTTCAAGAATGCCTGCAAACTCAAGGCCATCCTGGCTAAATGGCTGGAGGAAGCTGAGCAGGCTGGCG CACTGTACAATGAGAAAATGGGTATGAATGAgcggaagagaaaaagaagaaccaCCATCAG tCTGGGAGCCAAGGAGGCTCTGGAGCGTAGCTTCGTGGAGAAAAGCAAGCCGTCCTCCCAGGAAATAGCCCGGATGGCTGAGGGGCTGCACCTGGAGAAGGAGGTGGTCAGGGTCTGGTTCTGCAACCGGCGCCAGAGGGAGAAACGGGTGAAAACCAGCCTCCACCTCAGCTCCTATTTGACTAAAGTGAGTCCAAACTGCAGGTAG